A stretch of the Glycine soja cultivar W05 chromosome 13, ASM419377v2, whole genome shotgun sequence genome encodes the following:
- the LOC114380794 gene encoding transcription factor bHLH35-like isoform X1, which produces MENIGEDQYGYLPETDLFFPNEDLGSWAIMDGEAVSWYYDSSSPDGTGASSSVASKNIVSERNRRKKLNDRLLALRAVVPNITKMDKASIIKDAIEYIQHLHEQEKRIQAEILDLESRNKFKNPTYEFDQDLPILLRSKKKKTEHLFDSLSSRNSPSIEIIELRVTYMREKTFVVNLTCSKRTDTMVKLCEVFESLKLKVIAANITSFSGTLLKKTAFIEADEKEEDFLKIKIQTAISALNDPQSPMSI; this is translated from the exons ATGGAGAATATTGGTGAGGATCAGTACGGCTACTTGCCGGAGACCGACCTGTTTTTCCCAAACGAAGACCTTGGCAG CTGGGCAATAATGGATGGGGAAGCGGTCTCATGGTACTATGATTCAAGCTCCCCGGACGGCACCGGTGCTTCTTCATCGGTGGCATCTAAGAACATTGTCTCCGAGAGGAATAGAAGGAAGAAGCTCAACGATAGGCTTTTGGCACTTAGAGCAGTGGTCCCCAACATTACCAAG ATGGATAAGGCTTCTATCATTAAGGATGCTATAGAGTACATCCAGCACTTGCATGAACAAGAGAAGAGAATCCAAGCTGAGATTTTGGATCTAGAATCTAGGAATAAGTTCAAAAATCCAACCTATGAATTTGACCAGGACCTCCCTATTCTGCTCAGgtctaagaagaagaaaacagaaCACCTATTTGATTCTCTCAGTTCAAGAAATTCCCCATCAATTGAAATAATTGAG CTGAGGGTAACATACATGAGAGAGAAGACGTTTGTGGTGAACTTGACATGTAGTAAAAGGACAGACACAATGGTAAAACTGTGTGAGGTGTTCGAATCTTTAAAGCTCAAAGTCATTGCGGCCAATATCACATCTTTTTCAGGCACGCTTTTGAAGAAGACAGCCTTCATCGAG GCagatgaaaaagaggaagacTTTTTGAAGATAAAAATTCAGACAGCGATTTCAGCTCTCAATGATCCTCAAAGCCCAATGAGCATCTGA
- the LOC114380794 gene encoding transcription factor bHLH35-like isoform X2, protein MENIGEDQYGYLPETDLFFPNEDLGSWAIMDGEAVSWYYDSSSPDGTGASSSVASKNIVSERNRRKKLNDRLLALRAVVPNITKMDKASIIKDAIEYIQHLHEQEKRIQAEILDLESRNKFKNPTYEFDQDLPILLRSKKKKTEHLFDSLSSRNSPSIEIIELRVTYMREKTFVVNLTCSKRTDTMVKLCEVFESLKLKVIAANITSFSGTLLKKTAFIEMKKRKTF, encoded by the exons ATGGAGAATATTGGTGAGGATCAGTACGGCTACTTGCCGGAGACCGACCTGTTTTTCCCAAACGAAGACCTTGGCAG CTGGGCAATAATGGATGGGGAAGCGGTCTCATGGTACTATGATTCAAGCTCCCCGGACGGCACCGGTGCTTCTTCATCGGTGGCATCTAAGAACATTGTCTCCGAGAGGAATAGAAGGAAGAAGCTCAACGATAGGCTTTTGGCACTTAGAGCAGTGGTCCCCAACATTACCAAG ATGGATAAGGCTTCTATCATTAAGGATGCTATAGAGTACATCCAGCACTTGCATGAACAAGAGAAGAGAATCCAAGCTGAGATTTTGGATCTAGAATCTAGGAATAAGTTCAAAAATCCAACCTATGAATTTGACCAGGACCTCCCTATTCTGCTCAGgtctaagaagaagaaaacagaaCACCTATTTGATTCTCTCAGTTCAAGAAATTCCCCATCAATTGAAATAATTGAG CTGAGGGTAACATACATGAGAGAGAAGACGTTTGTGGTGAACTTGACATGTAGTAAAAGGACAGACACAATGGTAAAACTGTGTGAGGTGTTCGAATCTTTAAAGCTCAAAGTCATTGCGGCCAATATCACATCTTTTTCAGGCACGCTTTTGAAGAAGACAGCCTTCATCGAG atgaaaaagaggaagacTTTTTGA